The Candidatus Angelobacter sp. DNA segment TACCGGCTCTCCGAAGAAATTCCCATTCGCTGGGGAGGCACTGTGTATGACATGGACCCAAAGACTGGCGACGTCTTGATCACGGGTACGTCTACTAAATTTGCCGGTTATTATCGGTTTAACATTAGAACGAAACGGCGGGCACGTCTGGGTTTTGCGCCGAGCGATGACGTTCTTTTTTTGAAGGAGGACATTATCCGAACACTCGACGCAGCAATGCACGAGACGCATTGAAGCCTGCAAATCAGTTCGCAGGAGCGCGACGCACACATTGGAATTTGAACAAGCGCACGAACAACACGATTTCGTCGAGTGGCACCCTGGCCAGCGCCAACATGTATCGGTTAAGTTCCAAGGAATGGACCGGCAATTGGAGCCTCTACTACTTTGGCTATCGCTTCTATGACCCCAATCTCCAACGGTGGCTGAATAGAGATCCCCTCCAAGAGGAAGGGGGAGTCAATCTGTACTGTTTTGTCGATAATAATCCGGTGAATGCTTTCGATCCGTCCGGCCTATTCAAGCTATGCACGCCCTACGCCAAGATTCCTTGTGGAAAACATAAATGTTACGAACTTTTTTGACGTCGTAAAAACGGCCAAAATGGCGTCGCAAGATTTTCGGGGTTTCGCCCGCACTCTCAACGTGTTTTGTGGCCGAATAACCACGCTCTGGTCGTAGCTCTGTGAGCGGGTGGGTCGTTTCCAGCTCTTCATTCAGGTCGCGCGCATTTTGGGCCGCGCTCCGATGGTAAGGTGCCAGTTTTGGATGACGGCTCACACTGGCGTCGCAAGCTGAGTGCCGCGTCCCGGCTGCTCGCACTGCCATCGTAAGCCCCGGATTTTTCTCTGGGAAGCG contains these protein-coding regions:
- a CDS encoding RHS repeat-associated core domain-containing protein, giving the protein MKPANQFAGARRTHWNLNKRTNNTISSSGTLASANMYRLSSKEWTGNWSLYYFGYRFYDPNLQRWLNRDPLQEEGGVNLYCFVDNNPVNAFDPSGLFKLCTPYAKIPCGKHKCYELF